Genomic segment of Verrucomicrobiia bacterium:
AACACGGTGCCTGTCGTTCCCGAATTGATTGGGGAAGCGCGCCGACGCCTGCGCGGAGGTCAGATTGTTGAGGAAGCTGACGTACAGATCCTCGGGGATTTGATGCTTCATGAGATAAAAAGCATGGAAGCCTTTGGGGAAGGCCTCGCTGACGTCAAAGGGTGCGCCGTCGGGCTCGTCGTAGCCGTTGTTGTCGGAATTATAAAACCAGTAAGCGTTCGTATAGGAACCACTGCTGTCGTTGCGAAACGTGATGCCGCCCTCGCTGTTGACTGTCGCCGGCAAATCCTGAGTCCCGTCGCCCATCTCGAACTGGGCGTTCCCGGTCCCGCCGTCGCCCGCATAAAATCCTTCTTCCGGGATGTAAACCATCTCGATGGCGAAGACCTCGACGGTAACGCTGGAGCCGCTTGCCGTGGCATCGCTCAGGCCGTTCGCGCCATAATCCCACACGAGCTGGAGGTCCGTGAACTGGACCGTGCCCGAGCCCTGATGGGACGGCTGGATGAAGGCGCCCATTTTGTCGGAGGGAACCACGATGTCCAGGGTATCGAACGCCGTCGTGCCTTTCGTGCCCCGGGTGAAACCGCTCGGATTGGTCCCGCTTGTCTTCAGGATCGCATGGCTCCACGCCGCCGGGATCGTGCCGCAGCTGCTGGTGCAGTACTTCACGAAGACCCACACCGCGTCCTTGTTGATCGAGTCCGACCACGCATTGTCCCAGCTCAGATCGAATTCGACTTTGATCGTGTTCGCGCTCTGGTCCTGCTCGACCAGGGAGACGTTCGTCACCGACGCATTATTCGCATAAAGAGGGCGCGGCAGGAGAAGAAGGAAAAAGAGAGGCAGGAAGCGGGAAGCTGCCCGGAAAACCGCAAGGATGATCGATCGCGAAGGGCCCGATACTTTATGAATCGGCATGCCACCCATCCATTTGGGGAAACGGATTTACTTCAAAGGTGCCCGGTAAATCCGGGCGCGGCCGAAAAGTTGTCGCTGCGGCCGTCCACATAACGTACAGGCGCTCCGGCCAGCGCGCGCGGATCAAGATCGTCCAGCGAAGCCAGATTGACCGCTATCCGGATACCATCGGCGCCCCGGCCGAAAAGCTTGATGCCGCAATGTTTGCAGAAGTGATGGAGCCGCCGCTCGCCGTAAACGGTCATGTCCCCTTCGCCCGAAAGAATGCGGAAGGTTTCCGGCTTCACCATGGCCCCCCAGAAGCGGCCCTTCCAGCATATTTTGCAATTGCACTTGAAGGTTCCCGCGTCCAGGTCCAGCTCTGTATCAAAGCGCACCCTGCCGCAGTCGCAGCTTCCATGATAGGTCTTAGGAGGCACGGCCGGCCTTTGCTTTTGCCGAGGACGCGTTCAGCGCCGCGGCCGCGCGAATGAGCGCCTTCAGCGCTTTTTCATCGATCTTCCCGCCTTCATGGATGTCGATGGCGCGGCGCGTATTCCCTTCAAGACTGGAATTAAAAAGACCGGAAGGATCCTTCAGCCAGGCGCCTTTGGCAAAGGTGAGTTTTACGGCGCTCTTGTACGTTTCGCCGGTGCAGATGATCCCGTCATGCGACCACACCGGAACGCTCCACTTCCATTCCTCAAGCACTTGGGGATCGGCCTGCTTGATAAGGCTCCGGACCCGGGCCAGGGTCTCGCCCCGCCAGTCCTTCAGCTCCTTGATCCTCGCTTCGATAAGCCGCGAAGCGGAATCCGCTGTTTTTCCTTCTTTCGTGCCGTTCTTTTGTTTCTTCATGAGGGATCGCCTTGGGTACAGCCCTTGAGGGAAGGTTGTGAAAATCCGTCGTCTCCCTTATAATCGCGCCCCATGGAAACCCGCTAGAGAAGCCTTCTCAAAGCCCTGAGCTGGAGGTTCATTGCGACGGTCGTCACCACGTCCGTCGTGTGGCTGCTGACCGGCAAAGGAAAATTCGCGCTCACCGTCGGCCTTATCGATACCACCATCAAGCTCGCGGCCTATTTTTTCCACGAGCGCATCTGGCTCCGGGTTCCCTTCGGCCGAAAAAACATCGAATACGAAATCTAAGCCGGTCCTTCTTAATTTTCACACGCCGCCACGCACATGGCGCGCGCCGTGGGATCGAGTGTTTCGCATTTCTTGATGCATTCCGCTTTCAGGCTTTCTTTCGCCATCAGCGTATCGGGGACGCCAGGCTGCGCCGCCTTCGAAACTGGAACTTCGCAAAAAGAAACAGCCTGGAAGGCGACCATCAGAGCGGCAAAAATCAAAAAAAACTTTTTCATGCGGTTCTCCTTTTTTAAATTTAACTTCGCGGAGCTCTATCCAGTTAATTCAGGCGGGAATTAATGCCGTCGTTCAAGCGACTTTCATCCGCTTCCGATTCCGGCTGGACAAGCCATTGCATGGCGGCGCGGATATCGCTGTAGAAAAGGCGGTACGCCCCCTCGGAGAACGCAAGACCCGCGAGGTTGGCCAGGATTGTCGCGGCGGGTATGACGACCGCGCGCCGGAGCGGGATATCACTCAACTGCCGGTCGAGTTTCCATACCTCGAGCGCCACGTCCGGCGAAGGCGGGATGACCTGCAGGCCGTCATAAAGCACTTTTCTAAGCCCTTGGTTTTTGATCAGGGCCACAAGCTGTTGATGATAGTGCCTCACGAGTTCGACGGTCGGCATCCCTTCCGCATGGACGACGAT
This window contains:
- a CDS encoding SUMF1/EgtB/PvdO family nonheme iron enzyme is translated as MPIHKVSGPSRSIILAVFRAASRFLPLFFLLLLPRPLYANNASVTNVSLVEQDQSANTIKVEFDLSWDNAWSDSINKDAVWVFVKYCTSSCGTIPAAWSHAILKTSGTNPSGFTRGTKGTTAFDTLDIVVPSDKMGAFIQPSHQGSGTVQFTDLQLVWDYGANGLSDATASGSSVTVEVFAIEMVYIPEEGFYAGDGGTGNAQFEMGDGTQDLPATVNSEGGITFRNDSSGSYTNAYWFYNSDNNGYDEPDGAPFDVSEAFPKGFHAFYLMKHQIPEDLYVSFLNNLTSAQASARFPNQFGNDRHRVTVSGGTYSTDRPGRSCGYLSWMDVAAIADWAALRPITELEYEKAARGPLAPVAGEYAWGTTSYTSCDTLSGAEDGTATCTSGNVNFGNTTFTGGDGGAGPLRVGILATSSTTTREEAGAGYYGNLGLSGNLAELTVTLGATAGRAFSGTHGDGTLDSDGDATNDDWPGFVSGSGVTTGNGSGERGGSWLDTQTERITVSDRYNAADGLSTRENDRGGRLGRTAP
- a CDS encoding GFA family protein → MPPKTYHGSCDCGRVRFDTELDLDAGTFKCNCKICWKGRFWGAMVKPETFRILSGEGDMTVYGERRLHHFCKHCGIKLFGRGADGIRIAVNLASLDDLDPRALAGAPVRYVDGRSDNFSAAPGFTGHL
- a CDS encoding DUF1801 domain-containing protein — encoded protein: MKKQKNGTKEGKTADSASRLIEARIKELKDWRGETLARVRSLIKQADPQVLEEWKWSVPVWSHDGIICTGETYKSAVKLTFAKGAWLKDPSGLFNSSLEGNTRRAIDIHEGGKIDEKALKALIRAAAALNASSAKAKAGRAS
- a CDS encoding DUF2061 domain-containing protein, whose product is MSWRFIATVVTTSVVWLLTGKGKFALTVGLIDTTIKLAAYFFHERIWLRVPFGRKNIEYEI